A stretch of Carnobacteriaceae bacterium zg-C25 DNA encodes these proteins:
- a CDS encoding glycosyltransferase — MKVSVIVPVYNVEAYIEDCINSLCHQTYTNIEVIVVDDGSPDDSIHIAKKCVENDSRFVFVSKANGGLSDARNYGLQVASGEYVTFVDSDDYVTTDYIEKMVTTLQATHADMVVGNVAILKDEPVTVTQNGATRVFNTQEAIDAIYSGETSLAFSTAWGKLAPLSWYKEITFPVGKLHEDEFTTYKLYIKSNTVAFIDHSLYVYRVRDNSIMQKQYTLKNTVVLDALLERVEEMKKHHLDETLTLIAIVRLIGLMKVKLNKKELKVIESTLNNVINQVMRQLSGMSLGIKHRMKVVLFRYFYRFIFK, encoded by the coding sequence GTGAAAGTCAGTGTAATTGTACCAGTATATAACGTGGAAGCGTATATCGAAGACTGCATCAACAGTTTATGCCATCAAACGTATACGAATATTGAAGTGATCGTTGTGGATGACGGTTCACCCGATGACAGCATTCACATCGCTAAAAAATGTGTAGAAAACGATTCTCGATTTGTGTTCGTCTCAAAAGCCAATGGTGGATTGTCCGATGCTCGCAACTACGGTTTACAAGTTGCTAGTGGAGAGTATGTCACATTTGTAGATTCAGATGATTATGTAACGACTGATTATATCGAAAAAATGGTAACAACGTTGCAAGCCACTCACGCGGATATGGTAGTTGGCAATGTTGCAATTTTGAAAGACGAACCTGTAACAGTAACTCAAAATGGTGCGACACGTGTTTTTAATACGCAAGAAGCGATTGATGCCATCTATTCCGGAGAAACGAGTCTTGCCTTTTCAACGGCATGGGGGAAGTTGGCTCCTTTATCATGGTATAAAGAAATAACATTTCCCGTTGGTAAACTGCACGAAGATGAGTTTACAACGTATAAATTGTATATTAAATCAAATACAGTCGCGTTTATTGATCACTCCTTATACGTCTATCGTGTAAGAGATAACAGTATTATGCAAAAACAATATACGCTCAAAAATACGGTTGTGCTGGATGCTCTTTTAGAAAGAGTAGAGGAGATGAAAAAGCATCATCTAGATGAAACGTTAACCCTCATCGCTATTGTTAGATTGATTGGTTTGATGAAAGTAAAACTAAATAAAAAAGAGTTAAAAGTTATAGAATCAACATTAAATAATGTCATAAATCAAGTAATGCGCCAACTTAGCGGTATGTCTTTAGGCATTAAACATAGAATGAAAGTTGTTTTATTTCGATATTTTTATCGTTTTATATTTAAATAA
- a CDS encoding glycosyltransferase produces the protein MITIVIPVFNSEKYLEQTLESIVKQTIFSDISVVLVNDGSTDNSLAICQTYADRFSNITVYTIENSGVSVARSYGLSKVKTAYVGFCDADDIIEATMYEKLLHDLQTYDVDIATTDMLYIDLDGKAIKKRPEQIIHLKNQKDCMVSFFTSGMMDNSLCNKLFKTEKCRDIHITNNLRIGEDMYFLFKVLQNSHSMLLNTTYTGYHYIFRQTSAMKSGFSDRFYDAVVVAQKMVDEVALEHQPLAQAKLVHEQCKLVHLMYTHQQTHQKEYRTLLQAIKRYPILKNKQLFDKNIFLSIMLMKIHPLLYAMVKKRKGSS, from the coding sequence ATGATAACGATAGTCATTCCGGTATTTAATAGTGAAAAATATCTTGAACAGACATTAGAATCGATTGTGAAACAAACCATATTTTCAGATATTTCGGTTGTTTTAGTGAATGATGGATCGACAGATAATAGTTTAGCCATTTGCCAAACGTACGCCGACCGATTTTCTAATATAACAGTCTATACCATCGAAAATTCTGGAGTGTCTGTTGCTCGAAGTTATGGCTTATCTAAAGTCAAAACGGCGTATGTTGGCTTTTGTGATGCAGACGATATTATAGAAGCAACAATGTACGAAAAACTGCTACACGATTTACAGACGTACGATGTCGATATTGCAACAACGGATATGTTATATATCGATTTAGACGGGAAGGCGATAAAAAAACGACCCGAACAAATTATCCATTTGAAAAATCAAAAAGACTGTATGGTTTCTTTTTTTACATCGGGTATGATGGACAATTCGCTATGCAATAAATTGTTTAAGACAGAAAAATGTCGAGATATTCACATTACAAATAATCTGCGTATTGGCGAAGATATGTACTTTTTATTTAAGGTGTTACAAAACAGTCACAGTATGTTATTGAATACAACCTATACGGGGTATCATTATATTTTTCGTCAAACGTCTGCAATGAAAAGTGGGTTTTCAGATCGCTTTTATGACGCCGTTGTGGTGGCGCAAAAAATGGTTGATGAAGTAGCGCTAGAACACCAACCATTAGCACAAGCGAAATTGGTACATGAACAATGTAAATTGGTACATTTGATGTATACGCACCAACAAACACATCAAAAAGAGTACCGTACGTTGTTACAAGCAATTAAACGGTATCCCATTTTAAAAAACAAGCAACTTTTTGATAAAAACATCTTTTTATCCATTATGTTGATGAAAATTCACCCGTTGCTTTATGCGATGGTGAAAAAACGAAAAGGATCCTCATGA
- a CDS encoding oligosaccharide flippase family protein, which yields MKKSNMLKSGFLYTLGTVFIQGISFITLPIYTRVISPEAFGQYSLYAAYLAMIGLVIGLQTSGSLSAAKITYQEDEYDRYAVTALSVSLLFAILLTVVGIVGRNVLAHWLNLSAESVVLLFIQSTCIYVTTFLGTYFIQLQKSLLNLVLSLFSAIVGVALSLTLIYLWEDHFAARVYGAGIPTVLTAVFALIYFYRKKVPVLTKSYVPFILSVSLPLIFHQLGHQILNQMDRVMIANAMQISDVAVYSFGYSMGLIIQIVLMSMNTVWVPWYFKEKKAANVHLQKHFKKYIFLGLFLTLGYLTIYPEFALLMGGEKYSQSIHFIALIILSYFFVFLYTIPVNVQFYHANTKMIPVGTLLSGGINIVLNIVMIATMGIYGAALATLLSYFALLIFHYMISKRKYNDTEFSIQFYGLLAGISLGYAELMNLFLNHIIVRYLVGAVVVVIYSLYYKNELFALMNKIKNKK from the coding sequence ATGAAAAAAAGTAATATGTTAAAATCCGGATTTTTGTATACGTTAGGAACGGTATTTATACAAGGTATTTCATTTATAACATTACCGATTTATACACGTGTGATTTCTCCGGAAGCCTTTGGGCAATATAGTTTATACGCCGCTTATTTAGCGATGATTGGTTTGGTGATTGGGCTTCAAACATCTGGTTCATTATCAGCCGCAAAGATTACTTATCAAGAAGATGAATATGATCGATATGCGGTAACGGCACTTAGTGTGTCGTTGCTTTTTGCCATCCTATTGACAGTAGTTGGTATCGTTGGACGAAATGTTTTAGCACATTGGTTAAATCTATCTGCTGAATCGGTTGTATTGCTATTCATTCAAAGTACATGTATATATGTCACAACTTTTTTAGGAACGTATTTCATTCAATTACAAAAAAGTTTGTTGAATTTAGTGTTATCGTTGTTTAGTGCCATTGTCGGTGTCGCCTTATCCCTAACGTTGATTTATTTGTGGGAAGATCATTTTGCAGCGCGTGTCTACGGTGCTGGTATCCCTACTGTATTGACGGCAGTTTTTGCACTCATTTATTTTTACCGTAAAAAAGTGCCTGTACTGACAAAATCGTATGTGCCATTTATTTTAAGCGTCTCTTTACCACTTATTTTTCATCAATTAGGCCATCAGATTTTAAATCAAATGGATCGCGTCATGATCGCCAATGCCATGCAAATTTCGGATGTTGCCGTCTATAGTTTTGGGTATTCAATGGGACTCATCATTCAAATTGTTTTAATGAGTATGAATACGGTGTGGGTACCGTGGTATTTCAAAGAAAAGAAAGCGGCAAATGTCCATTTACAAAAACATTTTAAAAAATATATTTTTTTAGGGCTGTTTTTAACTTTAGGGTATTTAACCATTTATCCAGAGTTTGCATTGCTTATGGGTGGTGAAAAGTATAGTCAAAGTATTCATTTTATTGCACTCATTATTTTGAGTTACTTTTTTGTGTTTTTATACACGATTCCGGTCAACGTTCAATTTTATCACGCCAATACAAAAATGATTCCTGTTGGAACGTTGCTTTCAGGCGGTATTAATATTGTGTTGAATATTGTCATGATTGCAACGATGGGTATCTACGGTGCCGCTTTAGCGACGTTGTTGTCGTATTTTGCCTTGCTCATTTTCCACTATATGATTTCAAAAAGAAAATACAATGATACAGAATTTTCGATTCAATTTTATGGTTTACTAGCCGGTATTAGTTTAGGCTATGCAGAATTGATGAATTTATTTTTAAATCATATAATCGTACGCTATTTAGTCGGTGCGGTTGTGGTTGTTATTTATAGTCTATATTATAAAAATGAATTATTCGCTTTAATGAATAAAATAAAAAACAAAAAATAG
- the neuB gene encoding N-acetylneuraminate synthase → MVYIIAEIGCNHNGDAQLAKKMLDVAVSCGVDAVKFQTFKAEKLISRFAPKAEYQKKTTGTNDSQLEMTKRLELSFEEYLELRDYGLSKGVDVFSTPFDEESLDFLISTNMPVYKIPSGEITNLPYLEKIGQQNKKVILSTGMANMAEIHQAVKILQDNGTSDISVLHCTTEYPTPYESLNLNVITTLKKEFPELTIGYSDHSIGHEVPIAAAALGAEILEKHFTLDTNMPGPDHKASATPDVLEALVKGVRLIEKSLGSFEKVSVPVEEKNKIVARKSIVANKAIKKGDIFTEENITVKRPGNGISPMHWYEVLGKEAQHDFQEDELIRHDQFEWEQS, encoded by the coding sequence ATGGTTTATATTATTGCAGAAATAGGATGTAATCATAATGGAGATGCCCAATTAGCTAAAAAAATGCTCGATGTCGCCGTATCGTGCGGTGTAGACGCTGTAAAGTTTCAAACATTTAAGGCTGAAAAATTAATTTCGCGTTTTGCGCCAAAAGCAGAATATCAAAAGAAAACAACAGGAACAAATGACAGTCAACTAGAAATGACGAAACGACTAGAATTAAGTTTTGAAGAATATTTAGAATTAAGAGATTACGGGTTAAGTAAAGGGGTCGATGTTTTTTCAACACCATTTGATGAAGAATCATTAGATTTTTTAATTAGTACCAATATGCCTGTATATAAAATTCCGTCCGGTGAAATTACCAACTTACCCTATTTAGAAAAAATTGGACAACAAAATAAAAAGGTCATTTTATCTACCGGGATGGCAAACATGGCTGAAATTCATCAAGCCGTTAAAATTTTACAAGATAATGGTACAAGCGATATTAGTGTGTTGCATTGTACAACAGAGTATCCAACGCCGTACGAATCACTGAATTTAAATGTGATTACTACATTGAAAAAAGAGTTTCCAGAATTAACCATTGGCTATTCTGATCATAGCATTGGCCATGAAGTGCCGATTGCAGCCGCTGCACTTGGTGCAGAAATTTTAGAAAAACATTTTACATTGGATACAAATATGCCCGGTCCTGACCATAAAGCAAGTGCTACACCAGATGTACTAGAAGCGTTGGTCAAAGGTGTGCGTTTAATTGAAAAATCATTAGGAAGTTTTGAAAAAGTTTCTGTTCCTGTAGAAGAAAAAAATAAAATTGTGGCACGTAAATCAATCGTTGCCAATAAAGCAATTAAAAAAGGCGATATTTTTACGGAAGAGAACATTACGGTTAAACGTCCAGGAAATGGAATTTCGCCAATGCACTGGTATGAGGTGTTAGGTAAAGAAGCACAACATGATTTCCAAGAAGATGAATTGATTCGACATGATCAATTTGAATGGGAGCAATCATAA
- a CDS encoding acyltransferase: MRKHNAKIDFIKAISIVFVILLHCFSVETRNKIGAPFHMLQAVPLFMLVSGYNFSMSISSKNQKVLEYYRFSNLWRKLSKIVIPFTVVYIIQMIILAKDGYKSLGEYILLFINGGFGPGGYYIVMMVQVIMVMPILYYSIKKFPYRTLVSLFIVSVVFEYYAYTLSDFLYRLLLLRYVFVLALGVYYALHKKTKKIYWGILALFSLVYITKVEYTSFRSFTNLSWRSQNIYAYFYPFVLFMGMLSDRYQLSHFTQKVTQKIGQASYYIYVIQMMYFFILNNKYKNMLGASSGAMGKLFYALFSVSVCCLLGLLWMKLHQKWTEKRLNK, translated from the coding sequence ATGAGAAAACATAATGCTAAAATAGATTTTATTAAAGCAATTTCAATTGTGTTTGTTATTTTATTACACTGTTTCTCTGTTGAAACGAGAAATAAAATCGGTGCACCTTTTCACATGTTACAGGCAGTGCCATTATTCATGTTAGTGTCTGGTTATAACTTTTCAATGTCGATTAGTTCAAAAAATCAGAAAGTGTTAGAGTATTATCGTTTTAGCAATCTTTGGCGAAAATTATCAAAAATAGTAATCCCATTTACTGTCGTTTACATCATTCAAATGATTATTTTAGCTAAAGATGGTTATAAGTCTTTGGGTGAGTATATTTTATTATTTATTAATGGGGGATTTGGACCTGGTGGGTACTATATTGTGATGATGGTGCAAGTTATTATGGTGATGCCAATTCTATACTATAGTATTAAAAAATTTCCTTATCGCACATTAGTTAGCCTATTTATTGTTAGTGTCGTATTTGAATATTACGCCTATACACTATCCGATTTTTTGTATCGTTTATTATTGTTACGCTATGTATTTGTACTAGCGCTAGGCGTTTATTATGCACTCCATAAAAAAACGAAAAAAATATATTGGGGGATATTAGCGTTGTTTAGTTTAGTCTATATTACTAAAGTCGAATATACTTCTTTTCGGTCATTTACTAATTTATCTTGGAGAAGTCAGAATATATATGCTTATTTTTATCCATTTGTACTATTTATGGGTATGTTAAGTGATCGGTATCAGTTATCTCACTTTACACAAAAAGTAACGCAGAAAATCGGGCAAGCCAGCTACTATATTTATGTCATACAAATGATGTATTTCTTTATATTGAACAATAAATATAAAAATATGCTAGGTGCATCATCTGGAGCGATGGGAAAACTTTTTTATGCGCTTTTTAGTGTGAGTGTATGCTGTTTATTAGGGCTTTTATGGATGAAATTACATCAAAAATGGACAGAGAAACGACTAAACAAATAG
- the neuC gene encoding UDP-N-acetylglucosamine 2-epimerase (hydrolyzing), with amino-acid sequence MSKESKKICLVTGSRAEYGILKPLIDRLYHDSDIQLDIVATAMHMEEKYGYTYRTIEQDGYPIAKKIPIQLVDTTKETLIQSIATLQVEFAKWCSANTYDLLIILGDRYEMLAVANVALIYRIPVCHLHGGEKTLGNFDESIRHALTKMSHLHLVSAKEYYDRIVQMGENSKHVVHTGSLGVENVLTSEKLTLEQLQEQLGITLEPNYFVVLFHPVTLETDGKPIDQIKVLTSALEMIDAQYIFIGSNSDTGSDDIMREVNRFVSQSANSHVFASLTTQQYHSLVLHSKGLIGNSSSGLIEVPSLKKGTVNIGDRQKGRLRGDSVIDVPVDKNAIIQAIKQLETIGRYDNPYEKENASQTAYHAIKAYLSEEPTAEKDFFDVV; translated from the coding sequence TTGTCTAAAGAAAGCAAAAAGATATGTCTTGTAACAGGTTCACGTGCAGAATACGGTATTTTAAAGCCGTTGATTGACAGATTATATCACGATTCTGACATTCAATTAGATATTGTTGCAACAGCAATGCACATGGAAGAAAAATACGGGTATACGTACCGGACAATTGAACAAGATGGCTATCCTATCGCTAAAAAAATACCGATACAGTTAGTGGATACGACAAAAGAAACGCTAATTCAAAGTATTGCGACATTGCAAGTGGAATTTGCCAAATGGTGTAGTGCAAACACCTATGACCTGTTGATTATTTTAGGTGATCGCTATGAAATGTTAGCCGTAGCGAATGTGGCGTTAATTTATCGCATTCCAGTATGCCATTTACATGGTGGCGAAAAAACGTTGGGTAATTTTGATGAATCCATTCGTCACGCACTAACAAAAATGAGTCATTTGCATCTCGTATCAGCTAAAGAATATTACGATCGCATTGTTCAAATGGGTGAAAATTCAAAGCATGTTGTGCATACCGGTTCTTTAGGTGTTGAAAATGTGTTGACGAGTGAAAAACTAACGTTAGAGCAGTTGCAAGAACAATTGGGTATCACATTGGAGCCGAATTATTTTGTTGTGTTGTTTCATCCGGTCACATTGGAAACGGATGGGAAACCAATTGATCAAATCAAAGTGTTGACGAGTGCCTTGGAAATGATTGATGCGCAGTATATTTTTATTGGATCTAATTCGGATACGGGTTCAGATGATATTATGAGAGAAGTGAATCGCTTTGTCAGTCAATCTGCCAATAGCCATGTATTTGCCTCTTTAACAACACAACAGTATCACTCTCTTGTGTTACATTCAAAAGGGTTAATTGGTAACTCCTCTTCAGGCTTAATTGAAGTACCGTCGTTGAAAAAAGGAACGGTCAATATTGGCGATCGACAAAAGGGGCGATTACGTGGGGACAGCGTGATTGATGTGCCTGTTGATAAAAATGCTATTATACAAGCTATTAAACAGTTAGAAACGATTGGTCGTTACGATAACCCGTATGAAAAAGAAAATGCGAGTCAGACAGCTTATCATGCCATCAAAGCGTATTTGAGTGAAGAGCCAACGGCCGAAAAAGATTTTTTTGATGTCGTATAA
- a CDS encoding acetyltransferase, which yields MKSKVAFIGAGGHADAVLPILDKNQYEFVGFFDDKDIIEHSGYPILGKIKDVESFLNDQKIDAVFITIGDNAKRKEIFDGLKEKYYDALINIISERSSVLTAESIQGRGIFVGFGAFIGSKVKINDNTVVNTGALIEHHTEISPHCNIAPNATINGTCHLGEQVYVGSGSIIIQVKNICDQVTIGAGAVVVNHITEKGTYVGVPAKKIIKE from the coding sequence ATGAAAAGTAAAGTAGCATTTATTGGAGCTGGGGGGCACGCCGATGCGGTTTTACCCATATTAGATAAAAACCAATACGAATTTGTTGGATTTTTTGACGATAAAGATATTATTGAACATAGTGGCTACCCTATTTTAGGTAAAATTAAAGATGTGGAATCTTTTTTAAATGATCAAAAAATAGATGCCGTTTTTATTACCATTGGAGATAATGCGAAACGCAAAGAAATTTTTGATGGTCTTAAAGAAAAATACTACGATGCACTTATCAATATTATTAGTGAACGTTCATCCGTTTTAACCGCTGAAAGTATTCAAGGACGTGGTATCTTTGTTGGATTTGGTGCTTTTATCGGATCGAAAGTTAAAATAAACGATAATACAGTTGTCAATACGGGTGCACTCATTGAACATCATACGGAAATTAGTCCGCATTGCAATATTGCACCGAATGCGACTATCAACGGAACGTGTCATTTAGGTGAACAGGTGTATGTTGGCAGTGGTAGCATTATTATCCAAGTGAAAAATATTTGTGATCAAGTGACGATTGGCGCTGGTGCTGTTGTGGTGAATCACATTACAGAAAAAGGCACGTACGTTGGTGTACCGGCTAAAAAAATAATAAAGGAGTAG
- a CDS encoding acylneuraminate cytidylyltransferase, translating to MKPICVIPIRSGSKGLPNKNMLFLQGKPMVFHTIDAAIESNLFDLKNIYISTDSKEYADICQTKGVSVLLREEALASDTATSYDVLADFLNRFDDEQPFVLLQATSPLRTGVQIQEAYLLFMNKAAENVVSISKVDKHPRLFTTLGTQDELVDIVGVDKNYRRQNEKKLYYPNGAIFISTKSAYLSNQSFFTEKTIGYQMDKSTAIDIDDALDFKNAIAQRFFDYALREVNNKKLYALGYQQLKNEQATHIMLGDSRMLAISMPSFANYAQGGVTLHTLLSNLDNLLTPCVTHAFISIGINDLIVSRTVDQIIDDFTKLFDCLEARHIKPFITTIPYTLFRETVNNRDVKQINEWLRNETTKRHLPILDVNTWLSENNHLKYGYTTDGLHFTDDATKLLEEAYKTFYETHEFV from the coding sequence ATGAAACCAATATGTGTGATTCCTATTCGTTCGGGATCTAAAGGATTACCGAATAAAAATATGTTGTTCTTACAAGGAAAGCCAATGGTTTTTCATACGATTGATGCAGCCATTGAAAGTAATTTGTTTGATTTAAAAAATATTTATATTAGTACCGATTCAAAAGAGTATGCAGACATTTGCCAAACAAAAGGGGTATCGGTTTTGTTACGTGAAGAAGCGTTAGCCAGTGATACGGCGACGTCGTATGATGTATTAGCTGATTTTTTAAATCGTTTTGATGATGAACAACCCTTTGTATTGTTACAAGCTACGTCACCACTAAGAACGGGTGTGCAAATACAGGAAGCCTATTTGTTATTTATGAACAAAGCAGCTGAAAATGTTGTGAGTATTTCAAAAGTTGATAAGCACCCCCGCTTATTTACAACATTAGGAACACAAGATGAGTTAGTAGATATTGTTGGTGTGGACAAAAATTACCGTCGCCAAAATGAAAAAAAATTGTATTATCCAAATGGCGCTATTTTTATATCGACTAAATCAGCCTACTTATCCAATCAAAGTTTCTTTACTGAAAAAACAATTGGGTATCAAATGGATAAATCTACCGCAATTGATATTGATGATGCACTGGATTTTAAAAATGCCATTGCTCAACGATTTTTTGATTATGCGTTGCGTGAAGTAAACAATAAAAAGTTGTATGCGTTGGGCTATCAACAGTTAAAAAATGAACAAGCAACGCACATTATGTTAGGTGATTCTAGAATGCTGGCAATTTCAATGCCATCATTTGCAAACTATGCGCAAGGCGGTGTCACATTACATACGTTATTGTCTAATCTTGACAATCTGCTCACTCCGTGCGTAACCCATGCGTTTATTTCAATTGGTATTAATGATTTAATTGTTTCTCGAACGGTTGATCAAATTATTGACGATTTTACAAAATTATTCGATTGTTTAGAAGCACGACACATTAAACCGTTTATCACAACGATTCCATATACTCTGTTTAGAGAAACAGTAAATAATAGGGACGTTAAACAAATTAATGAATGGTTACGCAATGAAACGACAAAACGCCACTTACCAATACTAGATGTCAATACATGGTTGAGTGAAAATAATCATTTAAAATATGGCTACACAACAGATGGTTTGCATTTTACTGATGATGCGACTAAACTATTGGAAGAAGCGTATAAAACTTTTTATGAAACGCATGAATTTGTATGA
- a CDS encoding LCP family protein — MKPEVSRAQKRKYTNSESKGHRIVNWLLWVIMSVLSAVIVYYVVTYRLFNFKHLNTALYAVVAISLLGVLCLNLLKKAKKTVTVISILYCLVAGAGLYATHSLVSGFSQLQQSTQYTEQTMSVVVLKESPVTTIEQLNNKTVSAPLQLDKQNVETFVSHLKETKSVAVNVEDIASYTQAYDALIKGNVEAIVLNSSFEGILEQEVPDYTTKIRRVYEYVIKKEQADSQIKGVKPTVAADGATSFNLYISGIDTYGPISSVSRSDVNIIMTVNTKTGNILLTTTPRDAYVRIAGGGQNQYDKLTHAGIYGVQSSIDTLQNLYGTTINYYARINFTSFLKLIDVVGGVSVYNTQSFTSAHGGFYFPQGTVELDSDKALGFVRERYSLANGDVDRAANQQKVIEAIIKKLASPSMITQAGSIMSQLSDSLQTNMPFEVISDVINYQINHQTNLNIESQALRVTGQMGLPSYAMPGYNLYMGVVNESSLSDVTSKIERVLSE; from the coding sequence ATGAAACCAGAGGTATCAAGAGCACAAAAAAGAAAATACACCAATTCTGAAAGCAAAGGACATCGTATCGTCAATTGGTTATTATGGGTAATCATGAGTGTCTTATCAGCTGTTATTGTCTATTACGTTGTGACGTATCGTTTGTTTAATTTTAAACACTTAAATACGGCTTTGTATGCCGTAGTTGCCATTAGTTTATTGGGCGTTTTGTGTTTAAATCTATTGAAAAAAGCGAAAAAGACAGTAACGGTTATTTCAATATTATATTGTTTAGTTGCAGGTGCGGGATTATATGCGACACATTCCTTAGTATCGGGCTTTTCACAATTGCAACAAAGTACGCAATACACCGAACAAACGATGAGTGTAGTCGTGTTAAAAGAAAGTCCCGTAACGACAATTGAACAATTAAATAATAAGACAGTCAGTGCGCCTTTACAACTCGATAAACAAAATGTTGAAACGTTTGTGTCACATTTAAAAGAGACAAAAAGTGTAGCGGTTAATGTTGAAGATATTGCATCTTACACACAAGCGTATGACGCTTTAATTAAAGGTAATGTAGAAGCAATCGTTTTAAACAGTAGTTTTGAAGGTATATTAGAGCAAGAAGTTCCCGATTATACGACAAAAATTCGTCGTGTGTATGAATATGTCATTAAAAAAGAACAAGCAGACAGTCAAATTAAAGGTGTAAAACCGACTGTTGCCGCTGACGGAGCAACCTCATTTAATTTATACATTAGCGGAATTGATACATACGGGCCAATTTCGTCCGTATCACGTTCTGATGTTAATATTATCATGACGGTAAATACAAAAACCGGAAATATTTTATTAACAACAACGCCACGTGATGCGTATGTGCGCATTGCCGGGGGCGGTCAAAATCAATACGACAAATTAACGCATGCAGGGATTTACGGTGTGCAATCATCCATTGACACTTTACAAAACTTGTATGGTACAACAATCAATTATTACGCACGCATTAATTTTACGTCGTTCTTAAAATTAATTGATGTGGTTGGTGGCGTATCTGTTTACAATACGCAATCCTTTACATCAGCACATGGCGGATTCTATTTCCCACAAGGAACCGTTGAATTAGATTCTGACAAAGCGTTAGGGTTTGTCCGTGAACGTTATAGTCTAGCTAACGGAGATGTCGATCGTGCAGCGAATCAACAAAAAGTTATTGAAGCCATCATTAAAAAATTAGCTTCACCTTCGATGATTACACAAGCAGGATCCATTATGAGTCAATTATCCGATTCACTACAAACAAACATGCCATTTGAAGTGATTAGTGATGTGATTAACTATCAAATTAATCATCAAACCAATTTAAACATTGAATCACAAGCATTGCGTGTAACCGGTCAAATGGGATTACCATCTTATGCAATGCCAGGATATAACTTATATATGGGTGTTGTGAACGAATCCAGCTTATCCGACGTAACAAGCAAAATTGAACGTGTATTATCTGAATAA
- a CDS encoding tRNA1(Val) (adenine(37)-N6)-methyltransferase encodes MLKDDERLDVLIKEGIHIIQSPTVFSFSLDAVLLAHFAKLPKKDSARIVDACSGNGAVAFMLSAKTNAKITGIEYQERLVDMANRTIALNHLEEKVEMIHADYNNAHTYIRPDTVDVITCNPPYFMSDAHALKNQLDTFTLARHEVTLTMEQWIKQSAKLLKYKGKLFIVHRPERLTALMACLSRHNIPAKRIQFVYPKANKNANIVLIEAIKNGSGEGLEIMPAITVFDEDNNYTAVIKDMLYGEYK; translated from the coding sequence ATGTTAAAAGACGACGAAAGGCTAGATGTTTTAATTAAAGAAGGCATTCACATTATTCAAAGCCCAACCGTTTTTTCGTTTTCGTTGGATGCGGTGTTATTGGCTCATTTTGCAAAATTGCCTAAAAAAGATAGCGCACGCATTGTAGATGCTTGTTCGGGGAATGGTGCGGTAGCGTTTATGTTAAGTGCGAAAACGAATGCCAAAATTACGGGAATTGAATACCAAGAACGATTAGTGGATATGGCAAATCGCACCATTGCATTGAACCATTTGGAAGAAAAAGTTGAGATGATACATGCAGATTATAACAATGCCCACACTTATATTCGTCCGGATACGGTTGATGTTATTACGTGTAATCCGCCATATTTTATGAGTGATGCGCATGCGTTAAAAAATCAGTTGGATACCTTTACGTTGGCGCGACATGAAGTGACCTTAACCATGGAGCAGTGGATTAAACAAAGTGCAAAATTATTGAAATATAAAGGGAAATTATTTATTGTGCATCGCCCAGAAAGATTAACGGCACTTATGGCGTGTTTATCTCGCCATAATATCCCGGCTAAACGCATTCAATTTGTGTATCCTAAAGCAAATAAAAATGCCAATATTGTACTCATCGAAGCGATAAAAAACGGAAGTGGTGAGGGGTTAGAAATCATGCCAGCGATAACCGTTTTTGATGAAGATAATAACTATACGGCAGTGATAAAGGATATGTTATATGGCGAATATAAATAA